In a single window of the Rattus norvegicus strain BN/NHsdMcwi chromosome 6, GRCr8, whole genome shotgun sequence genome:
- the Asxl2 gene encoding putative Polycomb group protein ASXL2 isoform X4, translating into MSISNQHLSLKTVKTASDSVPAKPALWEGKQSDGQSSSPQNSNSSFSSSVKVESSLLGLGKKSLQRSDRLHTRQMKRTKCADIDVETPDSILVNTNLRALINKHTFSVLPGDCQQRLLLLLPEVDRQVGPDGLMKLNGSALNNEFFTSAAQGWKERLSEGEFTPEMQVRIRQEIEKEKKVELWKEQFFESYYGQSSGLSLEDSQKLTASPSDPKANKSPAEQPKSILPSEASPVSTIPVFPQSECKEEAVQIPSPFKKESQDEARPISQSPETVLALASNTNELITVKPIKSPKDEGLLEQKPVASAEQESEKENHVTTSSSNESENQEALAISASKPKNAGFEKPTTTKPAGASPLGPDMQVPPAPVSDHIPESLKRKAALTQEEATSSWEKRPRITENRQHQQPFQASPQPFLNRGDRAQVRKVPPLKIPVSRISPMLFSTSQVSPRARFPVSITSPYRTGARTLADIKAKAQLVKAQKAAAAAAAAAAAAASVGGTIPGPGPGGGRSPREGGERKTAGGGSAGSDPVSTNGKGPALELAGTGSRGGTRELLPCDPQPETNTPGQAQPPGVSGAQLQQTSSVPAGLAASGTCTSVPLPAHIEMSNREKPNPHRATATAASPCHSQEPRSCRLERALSPTGPPLISGASPVCFVADGTVEPKAGSNKNAPKPSALTKTTASAPLDMTSSPVTSLLTTASLEKLPAPQISGAATSTGSAPSSSTLPVASSLKTPGTSANMNGPVSRPSSSIPANNPLVTQLLQGKDVPLEQILPKPLTKIEMKTVPLHTKEERGGIGVFPGTSVVEGSREDVSGRQAHLAIQQLGKPLQSKQLSQAPRPVCPAKDRKDPCIDTHQYQEGLSKTTQGQLFQTLIQRAQRQSVLSFVPPTQFNFAHSGFHLEDISTSQKFMLGFAGRRTSKPAMAGHYLLNISTYGRGTDSVKRTHSVNPEERFCLSSPTEALRVGHADCKNTTGESSSSKEEESDEDSVGDEQESVSVKEEPWAPHSGEAPSTNDCLASKSGKTEVPVNEQTTLGKENYILSRGQTFDEKTLARDFIQATHKQMAHAVRGKTVCSSPELFNSTALSLPADSPTHQPLLLPPLQTPKLYGSPTQIGPSYRGMINVSTSSDMDHNSAIPGSQVSSNVGDVMSFSVTVTTIPASQAMNPSSHGQTIPVQTFPDENSIEDTPSKCYCRLKAMIMCKGCGAFCHDDCIGPSKLCVSCLVVR; encoded by the exons GACAAATGAAAAGGACTAAATGTGCTGACATTGATGTTGAGACTCCTGATTCCATTCTGGTTAATACTAATCTTCGAGCGCTGATCAACAAGCACACCTTTTCAGTTCTTCCTGGCGACTGCCAGCAGCGCCTGCTTTTGTTGCTTCCAGAGGTGGACCGACAG GTTGGTCCAGACGGCTTGATGAAGTTGAATGGCTCAGCCCTTAACAATGAGTTCTTCACTTCGGCAGCTCAGGGCTGGAAGGAAAGGCTCTCAGAAG GTGAATTTACCCCTGAAATGCAGGTGAGAATTCGACAAGAgattgagaaagagaaaaaagtagaGCTGTGGAAGGAACAATTCTTTGAAAGTTACTATGGTCAGAG ttCTGGCCTAAGCCTTGAAGATTCACAGAAACTGACAGCTTCCCCAAGTGATCCCAAAGCAAATAAATCCCCAGCTGAGCAACCAAAATCCATACTTCCTTCAGAGGCCTCTCCTGTCAGCACCATCCCAGTGTTTCCTCAGTCCGAATGTAAAGAAGAAGCAGTGCAAATACCATCACCATTCAAAAAAGAGAGCCAAGATGAGGCCAGGCCAATCTCTCAATCCCCAGAAACTGTTCTTGCATTGGCTAGCAATACAAATGAGCTTATCACCGTGAAACCCATCAAGAGCCCTAAGGATGAGGGTCTCTTAGAGCAGAAACCAGTTGCCTCTGCTGAACAagaatctgagaaagaaaatcATGTCACCACATCTAGTAGTAACGAAAGTGAGAACCAAGAAGCGTTAGCTATATCCGCAAGCAAACCTAAAAATGCCGGCTTTGAAAAACCCACCACCACAAAGCCTGCAGGAGCCAGTCCACTGGGCCCTGATATGCAGGTGCCTCCAGCACCTGTTAGCGACCACATCCCAGAGAGTCTCAAGAGGAAAGCTGCTCTGACCCAAGAAGAGGCCACTAGCAGTTGGGAGAAAAGACCACGGATCACTGAGAATCGCCAACACCAGCAGCCATTTCAGGCCTCCCCACAGCCCTTTCTTAATAGAGGGGACAGGGCCCAAGTTCGAAAAGTCCCACCTCTTAAG ATCCCTGTCTCCAGAATCTCCCCGATGCTGTTTTCTACATCGCAGGTCTCTCCCAGGGCTCGTTTTCCAGTCTCCATCACTAGTCCTTACAGAACAGGAGCCAGAACTCTGGCAGACATCAAAGCAAAAGCCCAGTTGGTCAAAGCACAAAAGgcagcagccgcagcagcagctgcagcagctgcaGCCGCCTCAGTTGGAGGGACCATTCCAGGACCTGGCCCCGGGGGTGGACGAAGTCCAAGAGAGGGTGGTGAAAGGAAAACCGCCGGAGGAGGGAGTGCAGGCTCAGACCCAGTCAGTACAAATGGAAAAGGTCCTGCACTGGAACTGGCCGGAACTGGAAGCAGGGGAGGTACGAGAGAACTTTTACCCTGTGATCCCCAACCTGAGACCAATACACCAGGCCAAGCACAGCCTCCTGGTGTCTCTGGAGCACAACTACAGCAAACCTCCTCAGTGCCTGCAGGACTTGCCGCCAGTGGAACATGCACAAGTGTCCCATTACCAGCCCACATAGAAATGTCAAACAGGGAAAAACCAAACCCCCACAGGGCAACAGCCACAGCAGCCTCTCCTTGCCACTCGCAAGAACCCAGGAGTTGCAGACTTGAGAGAGCTCTGTCTCCAACAGGACCTCCACTGATCTCAGGAGCCTCACCTGTTTGTTTTGTAGCTGATGGCACAGTTGAGCCCAAAGCAGGTTCTAATAAGAATGCACCAAAGCCTTCAGCCTTAACAAAGACAACTGCTTCTGCTCCACTAGATATGACTTCCTCTCCTGTAACGTCTTTATTGACAACAGCCAGTTTAGAAAAACTCCCTGCACCCCAGATCAGTGGAGCTGCAACATCTACTGGCTCAGCGCCATCCTCAAGCACTTTGCCGGTGGCTTCTAGCCTTAAAACCCCAGGAACATCTGCAAATATGAATGGACCCGTTTCACGACCAAGCTCTAGTATCCCTGCTAACAACCCTTTAGTTACTCAGCTGCTCCAGGGCAAAGATGTTCCCTTGGAGCAAATTCTGCCTAAACCTCTCACcaaaattgaaatgaaaacaGTTCCACTGCATacaaaggaggaaagggggggGATAGGGGTGTTCCCTGGCACCAGTGTGGTGGAAGGTAGCAGAGAGGACGTTAGTGGCAGGCAGGCCCATCTGGCCATCCAGCAGCTGGGGAAACCCTTGCAAAGCAAGCAGCTTTCCCAGGCTCCAAGGCCAGTTTGCCCTGCTAAGGACCGGAAGGACCCCTGCATTGACACTCACCAGTACCAAGAAGGCCTAAGTAAAACAACGCAAGGTCAGCTCTTTCAGACTCTTATCCAGAGGGCTCAAAGACAGAGTGTTCTTTCATTTGTGCCACCCACTCAGTTCAACTTTGCTCACTCAGGTTTCCACTTGGAAGACATCTCCACAAGCCAGAAGTTCATGCTGGGTTTTGCCGGCAGAAGGACATCCAAGCCTGCAATGGCAGGTCACTATTTACTTAATATTTCCACTTATGGCCGGGGAACAGATAGTGTTAAGAGGACCCATTCTGTAAATCCTGAGGAACGGTTTTGTCTAAGCAGCCCCACCGAGGCCTTGAGAGTGGGACATGCAGATTGTAAAAACACCACTGGAGAAAGCAGTAGCAGCAAAGAAGAGGAGAGTGATGAGGATAGTGTGGGTGATGAGCAGGAGTCGGTATCAGTGAAGGAGGAGCCCTGGGCTCCCCACAGTGGGGAAGCTCCATCCACCAATGATTGTTTAGCTAGCAAGAGTGGGAAGACTGAGGTACCAGTGAATGAGCAGACTACTTTAGGCAAGGAGAATTACATATTATCTAGAGGCCAAACATTTGATGAAAAGACCCTAGCCAGAGATTTTATACAGgcaacacataaacaaatggcTCACGCTGTGAGAGGTAAGACAGTATGTAGCAGCCCTGAGCTTTTTAATTCTActgctctttctctccctgcagACAGTCCCACACATCAGCCTCTACTCCTTCCACCACTGCAAACCCCCAAATTGTATGGAAGCCCCACACAGATAGGACCCAGCTATAGAGGCATGATCAATGTTTCCACCTCATCAGACATGGACCATAACTCTGCTATACCAGGCAGCCAGGTATCTAGCAATGTAGGGGATGTCATGTCGTTTTCAGTGACTGTCACTACCATCCCTGCTAGCCAAGCAATGAATCCCAGCAGCCATGGCCAGACAATTCCTGTTCAAACTTTTCCTGATGAGAATAGTATCGAGGATACACCTTCAAAATGCTACTGCCGATTGAAAGCCATGATCATGTGTAAAGGATGTGgggctttctgccatgatgattgCATTGGCCCCTCCAAACTGTGTGTCTCCTGCCTCGTTGTTCGGTAA
- the Asxl2 gene encoding putative Polycomb group protein ASXL2 isoform X5 — MTEKKGQMKRTKCADIDVETPDSILVNTNLRALINKHTFSVLPGDCQQRLLLLLPEVDRQVGPDGLMKLNGSALNNEFFTSAAQGWKERLSEGEFTPEMQVRIRQEIEKEKKVELWKEQFFESYYGQSSGLSLEDSQKLTASPSDPKANKSPAEQPKSILPSEASPVSTIPVFPQSECKEEAVQIPSPFKKESQDEARPISQSPETVLALASNTNELITVKPIKSPKDEGLLEQKPVASAEQESEKENHVTTSSSNESENQEALAISASKPKNAGFEKPTTTKPAGASPLGPDMQVPPAPVSDHIPESLKRKAALTQEEATSSWEKRPRITENRQHQQPFQASPQPFLNRGDRAQVRKVPPLKIPVSRISPMLFSTSQVSPRARFPVSITSPYRTGARTLADIKAKAQLVKAQKAAAAAAAAAAAAASVGGTIPGPGPGGGRSPREGGERKTAGGGSAGSDPVSTNGKGPALELAGTGSRGGTRELLPCDPQPETNTPGQAQPPGVSGAQLQQTSSVPAGLAASGTCTSVPLPAHIEMSNREKPNPHRATATAASPCHSQEPRSCRLERALSPTGPPLISGASPVCFVADGTVEPKAGSNKNAPKPSALTKTTASAPLDMTSSPVTSLLTTASLEKLPAPQISGAATSTGSAPSSSTLPVASSLKTPGTSANMNGPVSRPSSSIPANNPLVTQLLQGKDVPLEQILPKPLTKIEMKTVPLHTKEERGGIGVFPGTSVVEGSREDVSGRQAHLAIQQLGKPLQSKQLSQAPRPVCPAKDRKDPCIDTHQYQEGLSKTTQGQLFQTLIQRAQRQSVLSFVPPTQFNFAHSGFHLEDISTSQKFMLGFAGRRTSKPAMAGHYLLNISTYGRGTDSVKRTHSVNPEERFCLSSPTEALRVGHADCKNTTGESSSSKEEESDEDSVGDEQESVSVKEEPWAPHSGEAPSTNDCLASKSGKTEVPVNEQTTLGKENYILSRGQTFDEKTLARDFIQATHKQMAHAVRGKTVCSSPELFNSTALSLPADSPTHQPLLLPPLQTPKLYGSPTQIGPSYRGMINVSTSSDMDHNSAIPGSQVSSNVGDVMSFSVTVTTIPASQAMNPSSHGQTIPVQTFPDENSIEDTPSKCYCRLKAMIMCKGCGAFCHDDCIGPSKLCVSCLVVR, encoded by the exons GACAAATGAAAAGGACTAAATGTGCTGACATTGATGTTGAGACTCCTGATTCCATTCTGGTTAATACTAATCTTCGAGCGCTGATCAACAAGCACACCTTTTCAGTTCTTCCTGGCGACTGCCAGCAGCGCCTGCTTTTGTTGCTTCCAGAGGTGGACCGACAG GTTGGTCCAGACGGCTTGATGAAGTTGAATGGCTCAGCCCTTAACAATGAGTTCTTCACTTCGGCAGCTCAGGGCTGGAAGGAAAGGCTCTCAGAAG GTGAATTTACCCCTGAAATGCAGGTGAGAATTCGACAAGAgattgagaaagagaaaaaagtagaGCTGTGGAAGGAACAATTCTTTGAAAGTTACTATGGTCAGAG ttCTGGCCTAAGCCTTGAAGATTCACAGAAACTGACAGCTTCCCCAAGTGATCCCAAAGCAAATAAATCCCCAGCTGAGCAACCAAAATCCATACTTCCTTCAGAGGCCTCTCCTGTCAGCACCATCCCAGTGTTTCCTCAGTCCGAATGTAAAGAAGAAGCAGTGCAAATACCATCACCATTCAAAAAAGAGAGCCAAGATGAGGCCAGGCCAATCTCTCAATCCCCAGAAACTGTTCTTGCATTGGCTAGCAATACAAATGAGCTTATCACCGTGAAACCCATCAAGAGCCCTAAGGATGAGGGTCTCTTAGAGCAGAAACCAGTTGCCTCTGCTGAACAagaatctgagaaagaaaatcATGTCACCACATCTAGTAGTAACGAAAGTGAGAACCAAGAAGCGTTAGCTATATCCGCAAGCAAACCTAAAAATGCCGGCTTTGAAAAACCCACCACCACAAAGCCTGCAGGAGCCAGTCCACTGGGCCCTGATATGCAGGTGCCTCCAGCACCTGTTAGCGACCACATCCCAGAGAGTCTCAAGAGGAAAGCTGCTCTGACCCAAGAAGAGGCCACTAGCAGTTGGGAGAAAAGACCACGGATCACTGAGAATCGCCAACACCAGCAGCCATTTCAGGCCTCCCCACAGCCCTTTCTTAATAGAGGGGACAGGGCCCAAGTTCGAAAAGTCCCACCTCTTAAG ATCCCTGTCTCCAGAATCTCCCCGATGCTGTTTTCTACATCGCAGGTCTCTCCCAGGGCTCGTTTTCCAGTCTCCATCACTAGTCCTTACAGAACAGGAGCCAGAACTCTGGCAGACATCAAAGCAAAAGCCCAGTTGGTCAAAGCACAAAAGgcagcagccgcagcagcagctgcagcagctgcaGCCGCCTCAGTTGGAGGGACCATTCCAGGACCTGGCCCCGGGGGTGGACGAAGTCCAAGAGAGGGTGGTGAAAGGAAAACCGCCGGAGGAGGGAGTGCAGGCTCAGACCCAGTCAGTACAAATGGAAAAGGTCCTGCACTGGAACTGGCCGGAACTGGAAGCAGGGGAGGTACGAGAGAACTTTTACCCTGTGATCCCCAACCTGAGACCAATACACCAGGCCAAGCACAGCCTCCTGGTGTCTCTGGAGCACAACTACAGCAAACCTCCTCAGTGCCTGCAGGACTTGCCGCCAGTGGAACATGCACAAGTGTCCCATTACCAGCCCACATAGAAATGTCAAACAGGGAAAAACCAAACCCCCACAGGGCAACAGCCACAGCAGCCTCTCCTTGCCACTCGCAAGAACCCAGGAGTTGCAGACTTGAGAGAGCTCTGTCTCCAACAGGACCTCCACTGATCTCAGGAGCCTCACCTGTTTGTTTTGTAGCTGATGGCACAGTTGAGCCCAAAGCAGGTTCTAATAAGAATGCACCAAAGCCTTCAGCCTTAACAAAGACAACTGCTTCTGCTCCACTAGATATGACTTCCTCTCCTGTAACGTCTTTATTGACAACAGCCAGTTTAGAAAAACTCCCTGCACCCCAGATCAGTGGAGCTGCAACATCTACTGGCTCAGCGCCATCCTCAAGCACTTTGCCGGTGGCTTCTAGCCTTAAAACCCCAGGAACATCTGCAAATATGAATGGACCCGTTTCACGACCAAGCTCTAGTATCCCTGCTAACAACCCTTTAGTTACTCAGCTGCTCCAGGGCAAAGATGTTCCCTTGGAGCAAATTCTGCCTAAACCTCTCACcaaaattgaaatgaaaacaGTTCCACTGCATacaaaggaggaaagggggggGATAGGGGTGTTCCCTGGCACCAGTGTGGTGGAAGGTAGCAGAGAGGACGTTAGTGGCAGGCAGGCCCATCTGGCCATCCAGCAGCTGGGGAAACCCTTGCAAAGCAAGCAGCTTTCCCAGGCTCCAAGGCCAGTTTGCCCTGCTAAGGACCGGAAGGACCCCTGCATTGACACTCACCAGTACCAAGAAGGCCTAAGTAAAACAACGCAAGGTCAGCTCTTTCAGACTCTTATCCAGAGGGCTCAAAGACAGAGTGTTCTTTCATTTGTGCCACCCACTCAGTTCAACTTTGCTCACTCAGGTTTCCACTTGGAAGACATCTCCACAAGCCAGAAGTTCATGCTGGGTTTTGCCGGCAGAAGGACATCCAAGCCTGCAATGGCAGGTCACTATTTACTTAATATTTCCACTTATGGCCGGGGAACAGATAGTGTTAAGAGGACCCATTCTGTAAATCCTGAGGAACGGTTTTGTCTAAGCAGCCCCACCGAGGCCTTGAGAGTGGGACATGCAGATTGTAAAAACACCACTGGAGAAAGCAGTAGCAGCAAAGAAGAGGAGAGTGATGAGGATAGTGTGGGTGATGAGCAGGAGTCGGTATCAGTGAAGGAGGAGCCCTGGGCTCCCCACAGTGGGGAAGCTCCATCCACCAATGATTGTTTAGCTAGCAAGAGTGGGAAGACTGAGGTACCAGTGAATGAGCAGACTACTTTAGGCAAGGAGAATTACATATTATCTAGAGGCCAAACATTTGATGAAAAGACCCTAGCCAGAGATTTTATACAGgcaacacataaacaaatggcTCACGCTGTGAGAGGTAAGACAGTATGTAGCAGCCCTGAGCTTTTTAATTCTActgctctttctctccctgcagACAGTCCCACACATCAGCCTCTACTCCTTCCACCACTGCAAACCCCCAAATTGTATGGAAGCCCCACACAGATAGGACCCAGCTATAGAGGCATGATCAATGTTTCCACCTCATCAGACATGGACCATAACTCTGCTATACCAGGCAGCCAGGTATCTAGCAATGTAGGGGATGTCATGTCGTTTTCAGTGACTGTCACTACCATCCCTGCTAGCCAAGCAATGAATCCCAGCAGCCATGGCCAGACAATTCCTGTTCAAACTTTTCCTGATGAGAATAGTATCGAGGATACACCTTCAAAATGCTACTGCCGATTGAAAGCCATGATCATGTGTAAAGGATGTGgggctttctgccatgatgattgCATTGGCCCCTCCAAACTGTGTGTCTCCTGCCTCGTTGTTCGGTAA
- the Asxl2 gene encoding putative Polycomb group protein ASXL2 isoform X6, translating to MQVRIRQEIEKEKKVELWKEQFFESYYGQSSGLSLEDSQKLTASPSDPKANKSPAEQPKSILPSEASPVSTIPVFPQSECKEEAVQIPSPFKKESQDEARPISQSPETVLALASNTNELITVKPIKSPKDEGLLEQKPVASAEQESEKENHVTTSSSNESENQEALAISASKPKNAGFEKPTTTKPAGASPLGPDMQVPPAPVSDHIPESLKRKAALTQEEATSSWEKRPRITENRQHQQPFQASPQPFLNRGDRAQVRKVPPLKIPVSRISPMLFSTSQVSPRARFPVSITSPYRTGARTLADIKAKAQLVKAQKAAAAAAAAAAAAASVGGTIPGPGPGGGRSPREGGERKTAGGGSAGSDPVSTNGKGPALELAGTGSRGGTRELLPCDPQPETNTPGQAQPPGVSGAQLQQTSSVPAGLAASGTCTSVPLPAHIEMSNREKPNPHRATATAASPCHSQEPRSCRLERALSPTGPPLISGASPVCFVADGTVEPKAGSNKNAPKPSALTKTTASAPLDMTSSPVTSLLTTASLEKLPAPQISGAATSTGSAPSSSTLPVASSLKTPGTSANMNGPVSRPSSSIPANNPLVTQLLQGKDVPLEQILPKPLTKIEMKTVPLHTKEERGGIGVFPGTSVVEGSREDVSGRQAHLAIQQLGKPLQSKQLSQAPRPVCPAKDRKDPCIDTHQYQEGLSKTTQGQLFQTLIQRAQRQSVLSFVPPTQFNFAHSGFHLEDISTSQKFMLGFAGRRTSKPAMAGHYLLNISTYGRGTDSVKRTHSVNPEERFCLSSPTEALRVGHADCKNTTGESSSSKEEESDEDSVGDEQESVSVKEEPWAPHSGEAPSTNDCLASKSGKTEVPVNEQTTLGKENYILSRGQTFDEKTLARDFIQATHKQMAHAVRGKTVCSSPELFNSTALSLPADSPTHQPLLLPPLQTPKLYGSPTQIGPSYRGMINVSTSSDMDHNSAIPGSQVSSNVGDVMSFSVTVTTIPASQAMNPSSHGQTIPVQTFPDENSIEDTPSKCYCRLKAMIMCKGCGAFCHDDCIGPSKLCVSCLVVR from the exons ATGCAGGTGAGAATTCGACAAGAgattgagaaagagaaaaaagtagaGCTGTGGAAGGAACAATTCTTTGAAAGTTACTATGGTCAGAG ttCTGGCCTAAGCCTTGAAGATTCACAGAAACTGACAGCTTCCCCAAGTGATCCCAAAGCAAATAAATCCCCAGCTGAGCAACCAAAATCCATACTTCCTTCAGAGGCCTCTCCTGTCAGCACCATCCCAGTGTTTCCTCAGTCCGAATGTAAAGAAGAAGCAGTGCAAATACCATCACCATTCAAAAAAGAGAGCCAAGATGAGGCCAGGCCAATCTCTCAATCCCCAGAAACTGTTCTTGCATTGGCTAGCAATACAAATGAGCTTATCACCGTGAAACCCATCAAGAGCCCTAAGGATGAGGGTCTCTTAGAGCAGAAACCAGTTGCCTCTGCTGAACAagaatctgagaaagaaaatcATGTCACCACATCTAGTAGTAACGAAAGTGAGAACCAAGAAGCGTTAGCTATATCCGCAAGCAAACCTAAAAATGCCGGCTTTGAAAAACCCACCACCACAAAGCCTGCAGGAGCCAGTCCACTGGGCCCTGATATGCAGGTGCCTCCAGCACCTGTTAGCGACCACATCCCAGAGAGTCTCAAGAGGAAAGCTGCTCTGACCCAAGAAGAGGCCACTAGCAGTTGGGAGAAAAGACCACGGATCACTGAGAATCGCCAACACCAGCAGCCATTTCAGGCCTCCCCACAGCCCTTTCTTAATAGAGGGGACAGGGCCCAAGTTCGAAAAGTCCCACCTCTTAAG ATCCCTGTCTCCAGAATCTCCCCGATGCTGTTTTCTACATCGCAGGTCTCTCCCAGGGCTCGTTTTCCAGTCTCCATCACTAGTCCTTACAGAACAGGAGCCAGAACTCTGGCAGACATCAAAGCAAAAGCCCAGTTGGTCAAAGCACAAAAGgcagcagccgcagcagcagctgcagcagctgcaGCCGCCTCAGTTGGAGGGACCATTCCAGGACCTGGCCCCGGGGGTGGACGAAGTCCAAGAGAGGGTGGTGAAAGGAAAACCGCCGGAGGAGGGAGTGCAGGCTCAGACCCAGTCAGTACAAATGGAAAAGGTCCTGCACTGGAACTGGCCGGAACTGGAAGCAGGGGAGGTACGAGAGAACTTTTACCCTGTGATCCCCAACCTGAGACCAATACACCAGGCCAAGCACAGCCTCCTGGTGTCTCTGGAGCACAACTACAGCAAACCTCCTCAGTGCCTGCAGGACTTGCCGCCAGTGGAACATGCACAAGTGTCCCATTACCAGCCCACATAGAAATGTCAAACAGGGAAAAACCAAACCCCCACAGGGCAACAGCCACAGCAGCCTCTCCTTGCCACTCGCAAGAACCCAGGAGTTGCAGACTTGAGAGAGCTCTGTCTCCAACAGGACCTCCACTGATCTCAGGAGCCTCACCTGTTTGTTTTGTAGCTGATGGCACAGTTGAGCCCAAAGCAGGTTCTAATAAGAATGCACCAAAGCCTTCAGCCTTAACAAAGACAACTGCTTCTGCTCCACTAGATATGACTTCCTCTCCTGTAACGTCTTTATTGACAACAGCCAGTTTAGAAAAACTCCCTGCACCCCAGATCAGTGGAGCTGCAACATCTACTGGCTCAGCGCCATCCTCAAGCACTTTGCCGGTGGCTTCTAGCCTTAAAACCCCAGGAACATCTGCAAATATGAATGGACCCGTTTCACGACCAAGCTCTAGTATCCCTGCTAACAACCCTTTAGTTACTCAGCTGCTCCAGGGCAAAGATGTTCCCTTGGAGCAAATTCTGCCTAAACCTCTCACcaaaattgaaatgaaaacaGTTCCACTGCATacaaaggaggaaagggggggGATAGGGGTGTTCCCTGGCACCAGTGTGGTGGAAGGTAGCAGAGAGGACGTTAGTGGCAGGCAGGCCCATCTGGCCATCCAGCAGCTGGGGAAACCCTTGCAAAGCAAGCAGCTTTCCCAGGCTCCAAGGCCAGTTTGCCCTGCTAAGGACCGGAAGGACCCCTGCATTGACACTCACCAGTACCAAGAAGGCCTAAGTAAAACAACGCAAGGTCAGCTCTTTCAGACTCTTATCCAGAGGGCTCAAAGACAGAGTGTTCTTTCATTTGTGCCACCCACTCAGTTCAACTTTGCTCACTCAGGTTTCCACTTGGAAGACATCTCCACAAGCCAGAAGTTCATGCTGGGTTTTGCCGGCAGAAGGACATCCAAGCCTGCAATGGCAGGTCACTATTTACTTAATATTTCCACTTATGGCCGGGGAACAGATAGTGTTAAGAGGACCCATTCTGTAAATCCTGAGGAACGGTTTTGTCTAAGCAGCCCCACCGAGGCCTTGAGAGTGGGACATGCAGATTGTAAAAACACCACTGGAGAAAGCAGTAGCAGCAAAGAAGAGGAGAGTGATGAGGATAGTGTGGGTGATGAGCAGGAGTCGGTATCAGTGAAGGAGGAGCCCTGGGCTCCCCACAGTGGGGAAGCTCCATCCACCAATGATTGTTTAGCTAGCAAGAGTGGGAAGACTGAGGTACCAGTGAATGAGCAGACTACTTTAGGCAAGGAGAATTACATATTATCTAGAGGCCAAACATTTGATGAAAAGACCCTAGCCAGAGATTTTATACAGgcaacacataaacaaatggcTCACGCTGTGAGAGGTAAGACAGTATGTAGCAGCCCTGAGCTTTTTAATTCTActgctctttctctccctgcagACAGTCCCACACATCAGCCTCTACTCCTTCCACCACTGCAAACCCCCAAATTGTATGGAAGCCCCACACAGATAGGACCCAGCTATAGAGGCATGATCAATGTTTCCACCTCATCAGACATGGACCATAACTCTGCTATACCAGGCAGCCAGGTATCTAGCAATGTAGGGGATGTCATGTCGTTTTCAGTGACTGTCACTACCATCCCTGCTAGCCAAGCAATGAATCCCAGCAGCCATGGCCAGACAATTCCTGTTCAAACTTTTCCTGATGAGAATAGTATCGAGGATACACCTTCAAAATGCTACTGCCGATTGAAAGCCATGATCATGTGTAAAGGATGTGgggctttctgccatgatgattgCATTGGCCCCTCCAAACTGTGTGTCTCCTGCCTCGTTGTTCGGTAA